In the Campylobacter sp. MIT 12-8780 genome, one interval contains:
- the pseC gene encoding UDP-4-amino-4,6-dideoxy-N-acetyl-beta-L-altrosamine transaminase → MLSYSHQNIDESDIKAVSEALKNEFLTGGKIVEEFEQALCEYVGVKYACVLNSATSALHLAFLSLNVKDKTILSTPMSFIATANAALMAGAKVEFIDIKNDGNIDEKKLETRLKASAQNIGAICVVDFAGNSVEMDTILSLASKYKIPVLDDASHALGGEFKGIKIGSHARLSIFSFHPVKPITTFEGGAVVSNDEALIKEIKLLRSHGIFKKRLWDSDSLSLGYNYRLSDVACALGLNQLKKLDINLEKREKIASFYDKEFEKNPYFSTIKIKEYKKSSRHLYPILLYPELHCQKEELFEGLIKENIGVQVHYKPSYQFSFYKNLMGEIRLENTEHFYKSELSIPCHQEMSLDQAKFVKDKLFALCESLKKACVC, encoded by the coding sequence ATGTTAAGCTATTCTCATCAAAATATCGATGAAAGCGATATAAAGGCTGTAAGTGAGGCTTTAAAAAATGAGTTTTTAACCGGGGGCAAGATAGTAGAAGAATTTGAACAAGCCTTGTGTGAGTATGTAGGCGTAAAATATGCTTGCGTTTTAAACTCAGCTACTTCAGCCTTGCACCTTGCTTTTTTAAGCTTAAATGTTAAGGATAAAACTATCTTAAGCACGCCTATGAGCTTTATCGCTACAGCTAATGCAGCTTTAATGGCAGGAGCTAAGGTCGAGTTTATCGATATAAAAAATGATGGCAATATAGACGAAAAAAAGCTTGAAACAAGGCTTAAGGCAAGTGCTCAAAACATAGGGGCTATTTGCGTGGTTGATTTTGCTGGCAATAGCGTTGAAATGGATACAATTTTAAGCCTAGCAAGCAAGTATAAAATCCCTGTGCTTGATGATGCAAGCCATGCCTTAGGAGGCGAGTTTAAAGGCATAAAGATAGGCTCTCATGCAAGGCTTAGCATTTTTTCCTTTCATCCTGTTAAGCCTATCACTACCTTTGAAGGTGGAGCTGTAGTAAGCAATGATGAGGCTTTGATTAAAGAAATCAAGCTTTTAAGAAGTCATGGCATTTTTAAAAAAAGGCTTTGGGATAGTGATAGCTTAAGTTTGGGCTATAATTACCGCTTAAGTGATGTAGCTTGTGCTTTGGGGCTTAATCAGCTTAAAAAGCTTGATATTAACTTAGAAAAAAGAGAAAAAATCGCTAGCTTTTATGATAAAGAATTTGAAAAAAATCCCTATTTTAGCACCATTAAGATAAAAGAATACAAAAAAAGCTCAAGGCATTTATATCCTATCTTACTTTATCCAGAGCTTCATTGTCAAAAAGAGGAATTATTTGAAGGCTTGATTAAAGAAAATATCGGCGTGCAGGTGCATTACAAGCCAAGTTATCAATTTAGCTTTTATAAGAACTTAATGGGTGAAATAAGACTTGAAAACACAGAGCATTTTTATAAAAGCGAGCTTAGCATTCCTTGTCATCAAGAAATGAGCCTAGATCAAGCAAAATTTGTTAAAGACAAGCTTTTTGCACTTTGTGAAAGTCTCAAAAAGGCTTGTGTATGCTAA
- the dcd gene encoding dCTP deaminase, giving the protein MGLKADNWIRKMALEHKMIEPFCEANIGKGVVSYGLSSYGYDIRVGREFKIFTNVNSTVVDPKNFLEANVVDFEGDVCIVPANSFALARTLEYFKMPDNVLAICLGKSTYARCGIIVNVTPFEPGFEGHITIEISNTTPLPAKIYANEGIAQVLFLEGDEKCDTTYADKKGKYQNQKGITLPRILK; this is encoded by the coding sequence ATAAAATGATAGAGCCATTTTGTGAAGCAAATATAGGCAAAGGCGTGGTGAGTTATGGGCTTTCAAGCTATGGCTATGATATACGCGTGGGTAGGGAGTTTAAAATCTTTACTAATGTCAATTCAACCGTGGTTGATCCAAAAAATTTTCTTGAAGCCAATGTCGTTGATTTTGAAGGCGATGTGTGTATAGTGCCAGCAAATTCCTTTGCATTAGCTAGGACTTTAGAGTATTTTAAAATGCCTGATAATGTTTTAGCTATTTGTCTTGGCAAAAGCACTTATGCAAGGTGTGGCATTATCGTTAATGTTACCCCTTTTGAGCCGGGTTTTGAAGGACATATCACTATAGAAATTTCAAATACCACGCCTTTGCCAGCAAAAATTTATGCCAATGAGGGCATAGCCCAGGTGCTCTTTTTAGAAGGTGATGAGAAATGCGATACCACTTATGCAGATAAAAAAGGCAAGTATCAAAACCAAAAAGGCATAACTTTGCCAAGAATTTTAAAATGA
- a CDS encoding amino acid adenylation domain-containing protein — protein MIRHIDDFLQKSVQLYPEKTAFVEGDLSINYKDFNTLSQKLASEILSHLKHSFTQESVLILLPKGIACLISFFGVAKSGHFYTLLDEKSPKERLEKIKTVLKPKLLITSKAYDFEFLGIKTLYCEDFSNFKINENALIKAKEKHIDTNLLYVFFTSGSTGLPKGVSIAHKSVIDYTFWVCETFKLDEHEILANQAPFYFDNSILDIFSSIKAGACVHILENSLFAFPAKVLSYLEQHHISMIFWVPSVLIYFANTQALDELKLSKLKKVLFCGEIMPNKALNYWRKHLPKAEYANLYGPTEITDVCCFYKVNRNFKDEDILPIGKACHNTQLLVFDENLKLVDEEQVGVKGELFVRGTSLALGYYNDKDKTSLAFIQNPLHNAYLDLVYKTGDIVAYNEFGELLCYGRKDNQIKIKGHRVELGEIESIINAHKDIKNCACIYKDERIICFYESELKELDFKGFLKDKLPSYMLPSKFMALKHFKLNQNGKIDKKALYELV, from the coding sequence ATGATAAGACATATTGATGATTTTTTACAAAAAAGTGTGCAATTATACCCTGAAAAAACGGCCTTTGTTGAGGGCGATTTAAGTATAAATTATAAGGATTTTAATACCCTTAGCCAAAAGCTTGCTAGTGAAATTTTAAGTCATTTAAAACACAGTTTTACTCAAGAAAGTGTGCTTATCTTACTGCCAAAGGGCATAGCTTGTTTAATAAGCTTTTTTGGGGTAGCAAAAAGTGGACATTTTTATACCCTACTTGATGAAAAAAGTCCAAAAGAAAGGCTTGAAAAGATCAAAACAGTATTAAAGCCTAAGCTTTTAATCACAAGCAAAGCGTATGATTTTGAGTTTTTGGGAATAAAAACCTTGTATTGTGAAGATTTTTCTAACTTTAAAATCAATGAAAATGCCCTTATAAAAGCTAAAGAAAAGCATATTGACACAAATTTATTATATGTATTTTTTACAAGTGGAAGCACAGGCTTACCAAAGGGTGTAAGCATTGCTCATAAAAGCGTGATTGATTATACTTTTTGGGTGTGTGAGACTTTCAAACTTGATGAACATGAAATTTTAGCTAATCAAGCCCCTTTTTATTTTGATAATTCTATCTTAGATATATTTTCAAGCATAAAAGCTGGAGCTTGTGTGCACATACTTGAAAATTCACTTTTTGCCTTTCCTGCTAAGGTTTTAAGCTATCTTGAACAACATCATATCAGCATGATTTTTTGGGTGCCTTCGGTTTTGATTTATTTTGCTAATACTCAGGCTTTAGATGAACTAAAGCTAAGCAAGCTTAAAAAGGTATTATTTTGTGGAGAAATCATGCCAAATAAGGCTTTAAATTATTGGAGAAAGCATTTGCCTAAGGCAGAATATGCAAATTTATATGGACCTACTGAAATTACTGATGTGTGTTGCTTTTATAAGGTAAATAGAAACTTTAAAGATGAGGATATTTTGCCTATAGGTAAGGCTTGTCATAATACCCAGCTTCTAGTCTTTGATGAAAACTTAAAGCTTGTCGATGAAGAGCAAGTTGGTGTTAAGGGCGAGCTTTTTGTGCGTGGAACTAGCCTTGCTTTGGGCTATTATAACGATAAAGACAAAACAAGTCTTGCCTTTATACAAAACCCCTTACATAATGCTTATTTAGACTTAGTGTATAAAACAGGCGATATTGTCGCTTATAATGAATTTGGCGAGCTTTTATGCTATGGACGCAAGGATAATCAAATCAAAATCAAAGGACACAGAGTAGAACTTGGCGAGATAGAAAGCATTATAAATGCTCATAAGGACATTAAAAACTGCGCTTGTATTTATAAAGATGAACGCATTATTTGCTTTTATGAAAGCGAGCTTAAAGAGCTTGATTTTAAAGGCTTTTTAAAGGATAAATTACCATCTTATATGCTGCCAAGTAAATTTATGGCCTTAAAACATTTCAAACTCAATCAAAATGGCAAAATAGATAAAAAGGCTTTATATGAACTCGTTTGA
- a CDS encoding DUF4910 domain-containing protein — protein MLNLNANLGKQMHALASRLFPLFRSITGEGFRQSLGILNENLNNALNIHSIKSGTQVFDWLVPPEYSVKEAFIITPEGKKICDFKQNNLHLLNFSTSIDKELSLDELNEHLYSLEYLPEAIPYVTSYYKKRWGFCIAHNERLKLKSGKYKVFIDAKHDENGVLNYADLLIPSSTKSKDEVLISSYLCHPSMANNELSGPIVACFLAKHLQNYAHGGGHLKYNYRFVFVPETIGSIVYLSKHLKHLQKRVKAGFVLSCMGDDEAYSLIHSPNANTLADKIALHTFKNKENFKEFSFLDRGSDERQYCSPNVNLPVVGLCRTRYGDFKEYHTSLDNLNFISAKGLFNSLETMIQLICNLEINAVYKSECFCEPNLGKRGLYPTLSLLNSPPLIANFLAFCNAQNDCIDIADKLGIKAYELRECIEKLLKHKLIKKVNS, from the coding sequence ATGCTAAATTTAAACGCAAATTTAGGCAAGCAAATGCACGCTCTAGCTTCAAGGCTTTTTCCGCTTTTTAGAAGCATTACTGGCGAGGGCTTTAGACAAAGTCTTGGAATTTTAAATGAAAACTTAAACAATGCCTTAAACATTCACAGCATTAAAAGTGGCACTCAAGTATTTGACTGGCTTGTGCCTCCTGAATATAGCGTTAAAGAAGCCTTCATCATCACTCCTGAGGGCAAAAAAATTTGTGATTTTAAGCAAAATAATCTTCATCTTTTAAATTTCTCCACCTCCATTGATAAAGAACTTAGCTTAGATGAGCTTAATGAGCATTTATATTCGCTTGAGTATTTACCTGAAGCTATCCCTTATGTAACGAGTTATTATAAAAAGCGTTGGGGTTTTTGTATAGCACATAATGAACGTTTAAAGCTAAAAAGTGGTAAATACAAGGTCTTTATAGACGCAAAGCATGATGAAAATGGGGTTTTAAACTATGCTGATTTACTCATACCTTCTAGCACAAAAAGCAAAGATGAAGTGCTTATTTCAAGCTATTTATGCCATCCTTCTATGGCAAATAATGAACTTAGCGGTCCTATTGTAGCTTGCTTTTTAGCCAAGCACTTGCAAAATTACGCTCATGGGGGGGGGCATTTAAAATATAATTATCGTTTTGTTTTTGTGCCTGAAACCATAGGTTCTATAGTCTATCTAAGCAAACATCTTAAACACTTACAAAAACGAGTAAAAGCTGGCTTTGTGCTTTCTTGCATGGGCGATGATGAGGCTTATTCGCTCATTCACAGCCCAAATGCCAACACTTTAGCTGATAAAATAGCCTTACACACATTTAAAAATAAAGAAAATTTTAAAGAATTTAGCTTCTTAGACAGGGGAAGCGATGAGAGGCAATACTGCTCCCCAAATGTCAATTTACCAGTAGTTGGGCTATGTAGGACAAGGTATGGGGACTTTAAAGAATACCACACTAGCTTAGATAATCTTAACTTCATCAGTGCTAAGGGTTTATTTAACTCCCTTGAGACTATGATCCAGCTTATTTGCAACCTAGAAATCAATGCTGTATATAAAAGTGAGTGTTTTTGCGAGCCAAATTTAGGCAAAAGAGGACTTTATCCAACCTTAAGCTTACTCAATTCCCCTCCTCTTATTGCAAACTTTCTTGCTTTTTGCAACGCACAAAATGACTGCATAGATATAGCTGATAAACTTGGCATAAAAGCTTATGAACTTAGAGAATGTATAGAAAAGTTATTAAAACACAAACTCATTAAAAAGGTAAACTCATGA
- the pseB gene encoding UDP-N-acetylglucosamine 4,6-dehydratase (inverting), whose protein sequence is MFNDKSILITGGTGSFGKTYTKILLNKFKPKKIIIYSRDELKQFEMAQTYKASCMRYFIGDVRDKDRLIRAMNGVDFVIHAAALKHVPIAEYNPMECIKTNINGAQNVIDACLENKVRKCIALSTDKACNPVNLYGATKLASDKLFVAANNIVGSDHTLFSVVRYGNVVGSRGSVVPFFKKLIAQGAKELPITDEHMTRFFISLEEGVKFVLKNFERMQGGEIFIPKIPSMKITDLALALAPNLKHKIIGIRAGEKLHEIMIASDDSHLTYEFKDHFVIAPSIKFANTNIDFSCNALNEKGKKVKPNFSYSSDNNPSWASREEILSIINKGFEC, encoded by the coding sequence ATGTTTAATGACAAAAGCATACTCATCACAGGTGGCACTGGCTCTTTTGGCAAGACTTATACTAAGATTTTACTAAATAAATTTAAGCCTAAAAAAATCATCATTTATTCAAGAGATGAGCTTAAGCAATTTGAAATGGCTCAAACTTATAAGGCTTCTTGTATGCGGTATTTTATAGGCGATGTGCGTGATAAAGATCGCTTGATTAGAGCGATGAATGGGGTGGATTTTGTCATACATGCTGCTGCTTTAAAGCATGTCCCAATAGCTGAATACAATCCTATGGAATGCATAAAAACAAATATAAATGGCGCTCAAAATGTCATCGATGCTTGCCTTGAAAACAAGGTGCGAAAATGCATAGCTCTTAGCACTGATAAGGCTTGCAATCCTGTGAATTTATATGGGGCTACTAAGCTTGCAAGCGATAAGCTCTTTGTCGCAGCAAATAACATAGTAGGCAGCGATCATACTCTTTTTAGCGTAGTAAGATATGGCAATGTCGTTGGCTCAAGGGGTTCAGTAGTGCCATTTTTTAAAAAGCTCATCGCCCAGGGTGCTAAAGAGTTGCCAATTACTGATGAGCATATGACTCGATTTTTCATCAGCCTTGAAGAAGGGGTAAAATTTGTGCTTAAAAACTTTGAAAGAATGCAAGGTGGAGAGATTTTTATCCCTAAAATTCCTTCCATGAAAATCACTGATTTAGCCCTAGCTTTAGCCCCAAATTTAAAACATAAAATCATAGGCATAAGAGCTGGAGAAAAACTGCATGAGATCATGATAGCTAGTGATGATAGCCATTTAACTTATGAGTTTAAAGATCATTTTGTCATCGCTCCTAGCATTAAATTTGCTAATACCAATATCGATTTTTCTTGCAATGCTCTTAATGAAAAGGGCAAAAAAGTAAAGCCAAATTTTTCTTATAGTTCAGATAATAATCCTTCTTGGGCAAGCAGAGAAGAGATTTTAAGCATTATTAATAAGGGTTTTGAATGTTAA